The nucleotide window GGTGGGTTGCAATGGTTCTGCGCCCCTGAAGATGCCAAGTTTCTTGGTCTCATCCATCACCGCCCAGTGGCCGGCCATGGACTTTGCTGACTCCTCGGGCGACGGAGGCCCTTCCTGTTCCTTTTGGTAAATCAGTAGCATGTAACGCATATCGATCTCCTGAATTTCCTGTGTGAATCGGCTGTTTGAGTGATGTTAAAGGAAGGGAGTCTTCCCGCTTCCTTACCGGGCAACGCAAGTCTGCGGCACTGCGATACTACGATATTCCGATAATACCGCGGCAGTTATTACTTTGTGGCGAGAGCTGCAGTCCTTTTTTCCATCTCCGCAGGAGTGACGTCTTCTATGTGTGTTGCCAGCATCCATTTGTGTCCAAATGGGTCTGTCAGTTTGCCAAAACGGTCTCCCCAGAACATATCTTGCACCGGCATGGTTTCTTTTGCACCCGCTTTGACGGCCTGTTTGAATGTAGCGTCAACATCCTCAATATATAAGAAGACGCTGGCGGGCGTACCGTTCAATGCCTGTGGGGATTGCGTCCCAGTGGCGGCAGATTCGTCTGCCAGCATGATGTTGGAATCTCCAATCCTGATTTCCGCATGCATGATTTTGCCGTCTGGTCCAGGCATCTGGTAGAGCTCCTTGGCGCCGAAGGCCCGTTTGTAGAATTCGATGGCCGAGGCTGCGCCCCGGATTGTCAGATAGGGTGTCGCTGTGTGATAGCCATCGGGAACCGGTTTGACTTTGTTCTTCATTGCAATCTCCTTAAATTTTTAATTGCCCTTTTTTAGCCGGGCATACGTACGACGTTCGGTCTGCGGGAAATCGACAACACCAGAAAATTTTTGAGATTGCGATTTTACGGAAAAGGCATCTGAAACGAGTTCACACAAGAGGAATGTGTAATGAGCATACGATATTTGTTTTCAATGACTTACAGCTAAATATCAATGCAGGTCTTTACAGTGGGCGGCCACCAGGGTCATATCGTCTGACTGCTCTTGTGTGAAATTTTCTACGTTCGCGACGATCTCCTGAAGCAGGCCGGAAACCGGCAAATGTCCTTTTTTGTGCACCAGGCGCGAGAGCCGCTCATGGCCGAACTCCGTGCCATCTTCGCTCAACGCTTCTGTGATGCCATCGGTATACAGCAAGAGCGTATCGCCTGGTCGAAGCTGGACTTCTGCGCTTGAGCAGTCCAGGTCTTCAAAGAGTCCGAGCACAGTAGACGTGGATTCGAGGTGCGTGACCGTACTATCGGAGTGGATAATCAGGGGCCCGGGATGACCGCAATTCACGTAGCGCAATCTGCTGGTGGTGTCATCGTATTCAGCGAAAAACAGACTGGCATAACTTTCCGGCGCCGAACTTTCATAGAACACCCGGTTTACCGCCCTGAGGAGGCGTTCGCCAGCGTTAGCAGTATTAAAGTTATAAGACGCGTACTGGCTGCGAATGCTGGCCTGCAAGCTTGCCATCAGCAATCCGGCCGCGAGTCCTTTTCCCGCAACATCGCTCACCAGCATTCCCAGACGATTTTGGCCAAGATCCAGAAAATCAAAATAATCTCCGCCTACCTGGGCTGCGGGTATCGAGACTCCGGCATAGGTGAGCGTTTCGAGCACCGGCAATCTTCGGGGAAAGAGCCTGGCCTGGGCTTGTTTTGCGAGTTCGAGATCATGGCGCGTTCTTCGTTCTGCCTGCAACACTCTAGCGATCCAGCCTGATTCCGTGAGATCAAGCTGCGGTGCTTCCATCCCGAAAACTGCGTCAACTCTGAGTTCTTGCATCGCCGGCCTCCTTGAATCTTTGTGCCTCACTTGTACGACGCTTCAAGGGAAAGGAATTCGACATCGAAAAGAGACTTGCTTGAATTTATTTTGGCGTTGACTGCTGGCCAGCGCTTGTTACCTCGCGAGTTACCCTTGCCGGCCGGTCAGGTGACGGAGATAGGGGGACTTGCTGGTAGTAGGCAAAGTGCCCGCGAGAGCCACGGGAGCCCCGTCATTATTGAGGAAAATCACTCCAGGGTGGGGGGACCAGCTGAGCAGTCCAACTATTGTCGTAGATGCAAACAGCGGGGCTCACGAAATTAGGGCCGTTTAGCCCTTTCTGTGCACCAAGAACCGCGCCAAAAACGCAGGATCCTTTGCGCTAAAGAATGGCGCTACGAGTTGTCAAAGGGCTTAAGGGCACAAAAAGGCCCCCTGGCATTCTGGAATGCCAGATAAATGATGAACCATAATTGTGAGGAAGTCAGCATTTTAGTACCAGAGTGATATCACAAAGCGGGGGCTAAAGCCCGTATTCTTTTGTGATCCTTAACGCACGGCTGAAGCCGTGCTCTTCCACGGTAGTGCAAACATCGTCGTGGCGTCGATGAAATCCCATGCCCTGATAAACGCCGAAGCAGAAAGTTTCGGCACAAAAGGGATTCCTCCACTGCGTGTTCGGAATGACAAGAACGCGGACTTTTTCCGCAAGCCCGGAAAGCTTGCCGTCCAGATCGATGACGCAGCTCTAGCTCACGCGGCTTTTGCGTCCGTAGCTGAGTTCTGCGCCGCCGGAGAGTATGTGATCCACGCCGGTGGTAAAGGTGGCGTCAGCGGCGAGGAACAGACACAGCTTGCCGGTTTCTTCTATGGTTCCCATGCGTCCGAGGAGTTGGGCGGCGTCGCCATCGGCGCGGCACTTTGCCGGATCAGGAGCGGCATCAATCGCCTCCTGCCACAGCGGGGTATAGACGTTGCCGGGCGAGACGGAGTTGACGCGCACACCATGGACTGCTTCATCGATAGCTAATGCCTTGGTAAGGGAAGTGATGCCGCCCTTGGTGGCCACGTAGGTGGTAGCGCCGGGCTGTCCCATGACGGCAACCAGACTCGACATATTAATGATGTTGCCCTTGGTTTTGCGCAAATGAGGCAGGGCGAACTTGCAGGCGGCGAAGATGCTCACCAGGTTCAGGTCGAGCAGACTGCGGAAATCCTCTACGCTGAAATCGTCAATATACTTATGTGGAGGATGCCAGCCGGCATTGTTGATCAGGCAGTCGAGCCGGCCATATTTTGCTATGGTGGCGTCAACCGTGTTCTTGATCTGATCAAACTTGGAAACGTCACAGGGAATAAAATACGCCTCGCCGGGTCCCTTCTTGTTGACTTCCGCTTCCATGGCCTTGCCGGCATCTTTGCCGCGCGAGCAGAACACGACCTTCGATCCTGCTTCTACGAATACACGAACACAGCCTTCCCCAATTCCTTTGCTGCCACCCGTAATCAAAACAACTTTATCTTTATAGTTCATTCAAAATTCCTACGAGTTCAATCAAAATTATCGAGCGAGCCAGTCTATAGACTGCCACGATGGATGTAAAGGGGATGAGTTACCTCATCCCTTGCGAGTAAACCGGGTTGTATACGCGTACCTGTAACCGGCGAAAGGCCCGATGCACGCAATCTTCGCGGGGATTGCCAATCTATGAGTGAGTTTTTCTAAATTAATCGTATAGAAAGTTTGAGTTGACTCTCCAGGGCCAGTCGCGCAAAGTTGGCGCCCAGTCAAGACGATGTGTATCACGCTCGATGATGGCCAGCATCGAGGTGAAACGCAAACCTTCCACACAGACCCTACCTAATACCTTCGAAAGGAGATCTAAATGTCTACTCATCACAAATTCAACGCTGCCTCAATCAACATTCTCGTGGTCCGCACGCCGTTGTGGATCATCCTCAGCCTGGCATTGCTTGCCTTGCCGATTTCCTCATTCGCACAAGCAACGCCCAACCAGGACTGCACGCTCATCGTGCCACATAACCCGCTATCGGCCGCCGGACTTGCGACGCCGTATCAGCTTACGGCCACAAATCCTGCGAGCGGTCCGTGTAATGAACTCGATCCCAATCAATCGGCGTTTGTTCAGGGCGCGGTCATTGACGTCGACACCGGCCAGATTTCGATTTATAACCCCCTGGTCGTGAACGCCGGCGTCGCGCCTGCTATCGCTCCGACTCCGCCGGCCCTACCAGCTCACCGCCTCGTGGCGCTCTGGTTCGGATACAACGCCAACAACCTGACGCTCGTAGGGGCGGACGGAGGGGCGGCTGGTGTCGAGGATTTGAATGACGCCCATTGCGTGCAGCACCTGGGACAGTTCGCGTATTGCAACGCGGTGGCTTTCTTTGAAGAAGCTCACGATCAGATCGATATGGGCAATCTGCACGTTCCGAGGCCAGGGACCTCTCCGATGGACGGTCTACCGTGTCCGACCGTGCGTAGCGCCGTGCATGTTGATCAAGATCAAAGCGACAACACGACCACGACGTATTTGTTTGCCAACGGTTCGACCGCGCAGAATACCGCAGCCAATCGTGCAGTGCTTGCAATTCCACCTGCGGGTGCAGGTGGACATGGTAACCCCAGTGACAACCGTCTCCTGGACGTGTTCATCGATGGGGCGCTTGGGTGCACGCCCTACAAGGCGCCCGATCTGGCTGATGCGGGGAATTTGGTGCCGGCTTTGCCGCTCAATGAACTGGTGGCAAAGCTCTACCAACATGAGCAAGGTCCCGTATTGGATATTCCTCTGGGCGATCCCTTTGCCTTCGAACCCCCAATCACCGGAGTTCCAAACCTCGCCCAGGTGAATCGGTATCGCGCAGGCGTTGACCAGGCACTGGCCGATACCCCCGACGACGCCAGCACGAAGACATACTGCCAGAACATGATCGCAGCCGCCACCCAGAAGATGCACATAGACGAGCCGTTCCTGCGGGCCTTTCGACCGGCGGTCCCGGCCTTGGCCAATAACCTGTTCACGTTCATGGCGGGACGCTATGTGGCAAGCTATCAGATTCTGGGTTGCCAAGCCTTGACGGGCATACCGGTGAATATCACGCTCACCACGGATGCGACTGGCAGGGTGATCGATGCCGTGATCCACTGAGTCAGACCGCTGCGAGAGGGGGCCGCACACCCTTTTTCGCAGATCTGTGTAACTAAGCGCCAGCATGACGCGTACTATTCCGGCTTTCGTGACAATGAGCCGCATCGGCCAAAGCTAGGGTCAAAAAAGCAGTGGACTTTATCAACGTTTGGATCGTTTCGGCTCGGGTCCGGTTGATTGACGCGGATGTTCCAATCATCTTTCACGGCTTGAATCTGGCTAGGATTCATGGCCCAGGAAAGAGGCGGGTCAATGGCTTTGTCCCTTTCATTCCCCTGGAAGCCGCCAAATTCGAAGGTAGCGAAGTGGATTTTCGCCTGCGGAGTCTCTGCTTCCGCCGGCTCCCAACGGCGAGCGAACATGGTGAGCGCGTCACGGTCGCGAACCAGTTGAGCAGTGGTGCGCACGGAGAGCAGTCCCTTGACGGGCGCGTAGAGTTGGAAAGCCCATCCTTTTTTTGTTGGCTTGGCTTCTTTATCCGCAGGGAAGGAACGGATCTGCAACACCAGAGTTTTTGGAGGGGCGTACTTTTGACATTCTTGTTTTTGTTTTGCATCGTTGCCGGCTTTTTCTTCGCATTGGGACCGCATGGACTGCAACTCGCCAAGGCCCTGTTCCAGCCATGCGATCAGGTTCGAGACCCCGTAGTTGTCATAGTAGCCGCCGTCAATCATATGAAAGCCATCCAAATCTTGCGTGTCAGGCCGGGCGGCAGGTGTCACATAGGGGAACGTGGAAGCAAGACGCACCGCGGTGACCACGTGCAGGTCCTCGTTAGGATAGACGTCGTAAAAGTTCCGGCGACGTGGCGTGATCTCGTTGCCCGTCTGCGGGTCAATCTCTTTTTCCCAAGCAGTCGTGGAAAACGCCAGTGGCTCTCCGGTCTCGGTGATCGTGGAGTTGAAGATTGTTGCCGGACGCCAGCCTTCTTTGACGCCGTCGCGCCACTGGGAAAGCGAGGCATTAACGTTAGCGCGGTTGCCCCACGTCTCCTCCAAGACATAACCGCGATCATCCAGCCTATCGCTGCTATAGAAGAAGATGCGGGGGATATCGTGGTAGACCAGCGCCCAGGCCACATCATCAAGGCTCGATTGCGATGCCAAATCGGTCAGGCCGGATAGCTGGCCGGCGTGAAAGTGCTGCTGAGGATTTGGATCATAAAGGTTCAGATAAAACATCGAACCGGTTGCTCCGCCCGAAACCGCGCTGATGAGAGTAACGTTGTCAGAAAAACTCTTTCCCGGAAACCATTGTTGATATTGTTCCTCCAGACCGGCCAGCACCTGGGTAGTCCACGCAGCCGCCTGGATGCCTCCTCCGGCAGTTGCGATGACCACGATGGGTTTGCCGGCGCGGGCTTGCAACACCTTTCCTGGAGTCGCGGCTGCTGTGATGTTTGCTGTTAGCGGCTGGACCGGGAAGTAGTGATCAGAGCTGCGCATGTTTCCCGAGATAAGAGCGAATAACGCCAAGGGAATCAGGACAGGAATGCGAAAGCGATCCAGGAAGAACGCCAGAAAAGCCAGCACCCAGTTGGCATTCATCAAGAGAATCAGCACAAAGGTCAAGGCTGTAACCCCTGACGCTACACCTAGAGATCGGGAATGCCACCAGTCAACGAAGAAGTAGAGCGCCAGCGTTGCCAGGCCAAAAAGAAACGCCAGCCAGTGGCCGCTCCACACGAATCCGTCAGAAGCGAGGTATCCTTCCCATAGACCGCCCGGCAGGTTCTTACGAATCCAGATGCCAGGTCCCAGTCCTTTGGGCAGAACGTGATGATTATCAGCCCAAACCAGCCAGTTCCGCATGAACTGTGGGCATGGAAAAGTGAGCGCTGAACCCTGGGTGTGAGGCGGGGCCAGCACAACCGCAACCCAGATGGCGGCAAAGGCCAGGATGTATGAACAGAGCGCGGCAGCCGCTATCGCCAACACACACTCCATGCAGACTCCCTGGTTCGGACGGAAATCTTCGTGCTGGGTAAATTGACCAAAGATGGTTGGCAGCGCCAATATCAGGATGCTGAAAAAAGACCAGCCTTTCAGATCGGCGGCGGTCATCCAGGAAGGGACGTGGAAGCGGTCTCCACTGTTGAGCAGAACGATGCGGCTTGTGAGCAGGAGGTTCCACGCCAGCACCAGCGCAGCCATGGTTGACCAGAACGTAGGCCACTGCCACAGGCCGGCGCGGTCCATCCAGAATAGATTCTGGAAGAGCGCGCGCAAGGGCGAACAGGGCAGCAGGGCCGCAAACGGAAAAATAAACACGATTGCACCGATCACGATGGGCACGCGCAACAGATAGGCATACCGGGCGAGGTACAAAAACTTAGTGAGCAGACTGGCCAGGAATGTCAGCAGGGTTAGTATTTTCGGGCGAGGAGGGTCCTCTGGATCTGTCATATCAGCGGCCATGGGCTTGCTCCAATCAGCGGGAATCTTAATTTAAAAGATTTAGACTGCAAGATACTCGCAATTCTCACTCAAGACAAACGAATTTCCAGTTGTTTCCCCGCCTCGCTGTTCCAATTTCGCCGCTTCTCTGTGCCAAAATGAAACAGCATGCCGATTTGGTTTTCGTTACCGAGCGCCCGGCAACGATTGGCATTTAGCGTGCCAAAGCTGCTTTTTCGGCGCCGTCCTTAGCTTTCAATAAGTTACCCGCGCATGAAACATTTCTCCATTTTTCGTCATATATGGAGTTAGAAAAAAATCATTAAGAGTTAGAGAAAAAATCAAAACTGTACATTCAGAAACAGCAATGGGTGTTAGAATGAAGCGCTTAACTCCCAACAAGATTTCGCAAAAATTACGGGTAGGGTCGTTCCTTACTGTTGCCTGCGATTGCGTATCGGCACCAGTGCAGAAACGAAAAGCAGTTTTGTTGTTCAACTAGAACGCTTACATTCACGCGGTCTTGCTTCATGGATTTGCTGCAGTTGTATGGCCTACAAAGCTGGAGTTGAATTTGCGAATTGATAGAAAACTGCTGCTGGTGTCGCTCTGTGCGGTCCTGCTCGGGATGCCTGCGCAAGCGCAAACCGCGCTGCGCAAAATTGGAGAGATGGACCTAACGTTGCTGGGACTGACGGCCACGGTAGACAATCCTGCTCCCGTGGTTCCCAAGAACACACCTTCCGGCATTCGAGTCATCTTCAAGGCCGGTACGACTCAGCTCTCCGATGCCGACGTCGCGCGCTTTCTGGGAGGAAGTTTTCAGGTACAAGCGGAACTTTCGGGGCCGGGGATTCAGACGGTAACCCTGCCTCTCGCCGATGCTCCGCAAGTAAGCAGTCCAACAATTTTGCCAATTCCAGAAATTCCCGCATCGGGCGACTATACCCTGAGCAATCTCCGGATCGTGGTCAACAAGAGTGCGGTGCTCGATGTTTCTCCGCAGAATGTTCCGCTTAAAGTCATAGAGCAGGTGCTGGTGACCTCGGTCACCACCACGCCGCTGACTCTCGATCAGATCAAGGCCAAGGGCATTGTTCTCGACAGCAATTCTTATATTGGCTTCCAATTTACCTTGGGTCTGGCGCTGCAATCGCAGCAGGTGACTTTGAGTTTCCCGGTGGTATTTGACCGGCATGGCGTGCCCATTCCGCAGCCCATCCTACCTCCGGCAACTCCATCGGTCACGGGAGTTGCTTTACCGCCTTTGCCCAGCATCTATCCGCTGCTGCTCACCATAGGCGGTGATGGTGGCGGATCGGCGCCGCCGCAATTCGATGACGGCAACGGCCACATGGTGCCGATACAGATTCCCAGCGTCCTGGTCATTCCCGGCAACGTGGGATATCTGAAGCAGTTTTTCTCGGCAAAGCTTTACGTCGCCGATGGCGCGCCCGTGGGCTCGAGTCTCGCCGTTCAGGATATAACCGGAACCATCAATCTCCCGCCAGGAGCCGATGGGGTTCCCAATACGAGTGACGATCCGCTTTCACTGCCCGCGACCAAAGATGGTCCACAGAATTTCACCAAGCCCGTTTTGGGATTAGGTTCTGATGGACAGCCCAGTGTCCCAGTTCTCAACCCGGGCGATCAGGGGCAGCAGGAATGGATCTTGCGCGGTGAAAAAGAAGGATACTCACCCATCAGCTTCAACATCGCAGCTACGCTGAACGGGTTGGTGACCGGTCCGGTCAAGATCACGGGAATAGCCAAAGGCGGCGTGCTGGTCAGGAATCCTTACTTTGATGTGACTTTCACCGTGCCCGCCACGGTGCGCAAGGCCGAGCCGTTCAAGCTTTTCCTGACGCTCACCAACATTGGGAAGGGAACGGGCAACAACGTAAATGTGACTCTCGATGCGGCGCAGATGAGTGGCGCCCATTTGGCGCCAGGGGCTAATCAGACCCAAACTATTCCTACAATTCTTCCCAGCGATGCGAAAACTCTGGAATTTGATTTCGTCTCCGACAAGACCGGCCAAGTCATCGCCAGCTATCTGCACTTCGATACCGGCGACGGCAGCACCGGAGAGGTTCGTTTCACACTGGGCGTTGGAGAGCGCGGTATCCCGCTCTCGCCCGATACGCTATCGTTGCCCACCGCGGTGGATAATCTGCCGCAATCCGTGGTTGACGCCGCCATGCGCGTCCTCGGACAGGCCTGGAGCATTGCCAATGCTCCCGCCGGCGCTCTGCCGCAAGGCGTAATTCGAACTGACAGAAACGCAGTGACGCAAAAAGCGCTGGCGCTGGCAGAAGCCGGCTTGCGTGTAGGCCTCGGACAACCACTTAATTCCGCGCTGCGCGATCTGGGACTTGATTTCTACGGAGGCTCTCCGGTTGATCCAGGCTTTGATCAACTGATGCGTACCACTAATGCTGGTCATGACTTTGCCGCTGCGCTGGGTGCGGCTTTGGCGCAGCCGGCTTCCGATTCAGGTGGCCCGCTGGCTTACGAGCGTCAAATCGCGCAATTGGCGGCTTCAGGACCGGACTTCATCTCCTTTGCGGTCGCAAACGGGAGCAGCGCAGCTCCGGTGGATGTTGTTCTCTCCGACAGCAATGGCAAGGTGACCGATTTCAATGCGCAGCCGCCGCGCGCGGATGTGGTATCGGCAGTCATGGTGCCTTTAGGCAACAGCCAGGCTTCGCCCGTGCTGGGACTGATTACCAATCCCACGGCTTCACCGTATTCGCTTGTGCTCAGTGGCTCTGCTGCCGGGTCAGTGGATGTTTCCGTCACCCTGCCACGCGGAGACGGAACCTTCGTGCGCGGACAAATCACCGGCGTGCCGGTTACAGCGGGTGGGAGATCGAGCCTTACCCTGGACCTCTCGCAGCCGAGTAATCTCGTGCTCAAGGAAGACACGAAAGGCACCGGTATTTATGACGTGCAGCAAAACTTGAGCGAAGAAACCCTGTCGCCGCAAGGGCCGCAGTTTGTCTCGGCCAACATGATTGGTCCTGAGACCCTGGCCGGCGCTACTCCCTTCGGCTTCCAGGCAGCGCTGCTGTTTGACCGTCCGGTTTCAAGTGATAGCGCGGCCGACGCTACGCACTACCAGGTTCCGTCGAATGCAATTCAGGCAGCTAAGAGCTACCTCTCCGGACGCCTGGTCATCGTGAATTTGCAGCAGCCCGAAGGCCGCTTCGTGCCTACCGCTGTGAACGTGAGCGGCGTTACCGATTTCCG belongs to Terriglobales bacterium and includes:
- a CDS encoding VOC family protein, giving the protein MKNKVKPVPDGYHTATPYLTIRGAASAIEFYKRAFGAKELYQMPGPDGKIMHAEIRIGDSNIMLADESAATGTQSPQALNGTPASVFLYIEDVDATFKQAVKAGAKETMPVQDMFWGDRFGKLTDPFGHKWMLATHIEDVTPAEMEKRTAALATK
- a CDS encoding PP2C family protein-serine/threonine phosphatase; this translates as MQELRVDAVFGMEAPQLDLTESGWIARVLQAERRTRHDLELAKQAQARLFPRRLPVLETLTYAGVSIPAAQVGGDYFDFLDLGQNRLGMLVSDVAGKGLAAGLLMASLQASIRSQYASYNFNTANAGERLLRAVNRVFYESSAPESYASLFFAEYDDTTSRLRYVNCGHPGPLIIHSDSTVTHLESTSTVLGLFEDLDCSSAEVQLRPGDTLLLYTDGITEALSEDGTEFGHERLSRLVHKKGHLPVSGLLQEIVANVENFTQEQSDDMTLVAAHCKDLH
- a CDS encoding SDR family oxidoreductase; translated protein: MNYKDKVVLITGGSKGIGEGCVRVFVEAGSKVVFCSRGKDAGKAMEAEVNKKGPGEAYFIPCDVSKFDQIKNTVDATIAKYGRLDCLINNAGWHPPHKYIDDFSVEDFRSLLDLNLVSIFAACKFALPHLRKTKGNIINMSSLVAVMGQPGATTYVATKGGITSLTKALAIDEAVHGVRVNSVSPGNVYTPLWQEAIDAAPDPAKCRADGDAAQLLGRMGTIEETGKLCLFLAADATFTTGVDHILSGGAELSYGRKSRVS
- a CDS encoding patatin-like phospholipase family protein, translating into MAADMTDPEDPPRPKILTLLTFLASLLTKFLYLARYAYLLRVPIVIGAIVFIFPFAALLPCSPLRALFQNLFWMDRAGLWQWPTFWSTMAALVLAWNLLLTSRIVLLNSGDRFHVPSWMTAADLKGWSFFSILILALPTIFGQFTQHEDFRPNQGVCMECVLAIAAAALCSYILAFAAIWVAVVLAPPHTQGSALTFPCPQFMRNWLVWADNHHVLPKGLGPGIWIRKNLPGGLWEGYLASDGFVWSGHWLAFLFGLATLALYFFVDWWHSRSLGVASGVTALTFVLILLMNANWVLAFLAFFLDRFRIPVLIPLALFALISGNMRSSDHYFPVQPLTANITAAATPGKVLQARAGKPIVVIATAGGGIQAAAWTTQVLAGLEEQYQQWFPGKSFSDNVTLISAVSGGATGSMFYLNLYDPNPQQHFHAGQLSGLTDLASQSSLDDVAWALVYHDIPRIFFYSSDRLDDRGYVLEETWGNRANVNASLSQWRDGVKEGWRPATIFNSTITETGEPLAFSTTAWEKEIDPQTGNEITPRRRNFYDVYPNEDLHVVTAVRLASTFPYVTPAARPDTQDLDGFHMIDGGYYDNYGVSNLIAWLEQGLGELQSMRSQCEEKAGNDAKQKQECQKYAPPKTLVLQIRSFPADKEAKPTKKGWAFQLYAPVKGLLSVRTTAQLVRDRDALTMFARRWEPAEAETPQAKIHFATFEFGGFQGNERDKAIDPPLSWAMNPSQIQAVKDDWNIRVNQPDPSRNDPNVDKVHCFFDPSFGRCGSLSRKPE